The Deltaproteobacteria bacterium genome includes a window with the following:
- a CDS encoding DUF4160 domain-containing protein, which yields MGRIRRGGYLIEWWIGDHLPKHVHVYKNGKEIAKIQVPELLVLSGTLNKKLEKILKEISKEISI from the coding sequence ATGGGAAGAATTCGAAGAGGTGGATATTTAATTGAATGGTGGATAGGAGATCATTTGCCGAAGCATGTGCATGTTTACAAAAATGGTAAGGAAATTGCCAAAATTCAGGTCCCTGAGTTGCTTGTTTTGAGTGGAACCTTGAATAAAAAACTGGAGAAAATTTTAAAAGAAATCTCGAAGGAAATAAGTATATGA